A genome region from Nocardia sp. NBC_01730 includes the following:
- a CDS encoding B12-binding domain-containing radical SAM protein, which yields MTTADVERKCLQVSLVDLSGETTVRYTPLGAMYLRAALESEPDLADRIATTIHTFLAGTSLATMTEQIVEASPDLIGFSCQGWNVAVYRQLIPTIRQLLPDAVIVLGGNHVSHQGDRWLSQVPEADLVVNGEGEQTIKQLAHWLMTGTPPLHEIAGITYRDEGKPATTTERPRATSFEEIASPYLDPSQELVNADVVLWETNRGCPYHCSFCFWGGAVGQKLNRAELARLHDELVTIAQAGVPAIFLCDANFGILPRDVEIAAMVVEVREKYGTPHTLHVNWAKNHAARVGEILDVLRDGGVSTNVYLALQTLSRPALALAGRDERGRPEMFELARRIVDAGGDIGAELIFGLPGETLHDFQNAYDQLYLQFPRLLLHPLWVLPNTTYDTDRDQFGLVTLRPDPTVDYEGILEHNTLPRKDNQEGLALLLADEILTGTGYARTTMRGLAVWAGLRPTRMLHEFRAFLPLRTDPLSQNLSATFSYVDAECYFHRHVRGTIRSALFHDRSQAATLLAEFVDAVVKDPAARAACQQLVRYDTALLPRTDIDGVEPVDETLLATFDVYAASGDLLCNALQTPVPANLEVAIRIRHPAGFARHSSDAIDLAGQWRGRVIDVSPAPLSRSLQS from the coding sequence ATGACCACCGCCGACGTGGAGCGGAAGTGTCTCCAGGTCAGCCTTGTCGACCTGTCCGGCGAGACGACCGTGCGCTACACCCCGCTCGGGGCAATGTATCTGCGAGCAGCCCTGGAATCCGAGCCGGATCTGGCCGACCGCATTGCCACGACCATCCACACCTTCCTCGCTGGCACAAGCTTGGCGACCATGACGGAACAGATCGTCGAAGCTAGCCCTGATCTGATCGGGTTCTCTTGTCAGGGTTGGAATGTCGCGGTGTACCGGCAGCTGATCCCGACCATTCGGCAACTCCTGCCTGACGCCGTGATCGTCCTCGGAGGCAACCACGTGTCGCATCAAGGCGACCGGTGGTTGTCGCAGGTTCCGGAGGCGGACCTGGTCGTCAACGGGGAGGGCGAGCAGACCATCAAACAGCTCGCCCACTGGCTGATGACGGGGACACCACCGCTTCATGAGATCGCCGGAATCACCTACCGGGACGAGGGCAAACCGGCGACGACAACCGAAAGACCACGCGCGACATCGTTCGAAGAGATCGCGTCACCGTATCTCGATCCGTCGCAAGAGTTAGTCAATGCTGATGTCGTGCTGTGGGAGACCAACCGCGGATGCCCCTACCATTGCTCCTTCTGCTTCTGGGGTGGAGCGGTCGGTCAGAAGCTGAACAGAGCGGAGTTGGCGAGACTGCACGACGAACTGGTCACCATCGCGCAAGCGGGAGTGCCAGCGATCTTCTTGTGCGATGCGAACTTCGGGATACTCCCGCGTGACGTTGAGATCGCCGCCATGGTTGTTGAGGTACGCGAGAAGTACGGCACTCCGCACACCTTGCATGTCAACTGGGCGAAGAACCACGCCGCTCGCGTCGGCGAGATCCTCGATGTTCTGCGCGACGGCGGCGTCAGTACCAACGTGTACCTGGCCTTACAAACACTCAGTCGACCGGCCTTGGCGTTGGCCGGACGCGATGAACGCGGGCGTCCAGAAATGTTCGAGCTGGCCCGACGCATCGTGGACGCTGGCGGTGACATCGGCGCCGAGCTGATCTTCGGGCTCCCCGGCGAGACCCTCCACGACTTCCAGAACGCGTACGACCAACTGTATTTGCAGTTCCCGAGACTGCTGCTGCATCCGCTCTGGGTGCTACCGAACACCACTTATGACACCGACCGCGACCAGTTCGGTCTTGTCACGCTGCGCCCGGATCCGACCGTCGACTACGAAGGCATACTCGAGCACAACACGTTGCCGCGCAAGGACAATCAAGAAGGCTTAGCCCTGCTATTGGCCGACGAGATCCTCACCGGAACGGGGTATGCCCGCACAACCATGCGAGGACTGGCGGTATGGGCCGGACTACGACCGACCCGAATGCTCCACGAGTTCAGAGCATTTCTCCCACTTCGCACCGACCCGTTGTCACAGAACTTGTCAGCTACGTTCTCCTACGTGGACGCGGAGTGCTACTTCCACCGGCACGTGCGCGGCACGATCCGCAGCGCCCTGTTCCACGACCGTTCTCAGGCAGCCACATTGCTCGCGGAGTTCGTAGACGCCGTCGTGAAAGACCCGGCGGCCCGGGCAGCATGTCAACAGCTGGTTCGTTACGACACCGCTCTACTGCCCCGCACAGACATCGATGGCGTCGAACCCGTCGATGAAACGCTGCTGGCCACGTTCGACGTCTATGCCGCGTCAGGAGACTTGCTGTGCAATGCGTTGCAAACACCAGTGCCCGCGAACCTCGAGGTGGCGATCCGTATCCGCCATCCCGCTGGGTTCGCCCGCCACAGCAGTGACGCAATAGATCTCGCCGGACAATGGCGCGGCCGTGTCATCGACGTATCCCCAGCCCCACTGTCCAGGAGCCTCCAGTCATGA
- a CDS encoding pantoate--beta-alanine ligase, with protein sequence MTPVHVIQSVAEARPALRKLWRSGATVGSIHTLGALHAAHGELIKRSSAENDHTIVTVYPNKIQLFEGCVYQYNLDEDIDLAQRCGATIVIASDDAEMYPPEYATYIDQGERAHRLNSSIFDYASRGQVTGAIRWISLCRPTASYFGMKDIEQSLLVARAVEDLLIDCDIRHVPCVRDTQTAVPVSSRLRFLPPERLQEVGAVYHALELGRLAILAGQTKSATILAEIRERLEPQLSTFKIAYLTLVDADDFGPIDEARLPFILHCAITDGTLNHFDGLCIRTDEELQNSPAVIWI encoded by the coding sequence ATGACGCCTGTACACGTCATCCAGTCCGTCGCCGAAGCACGGCCGGCCCTTCGAAAACTGTGGCGCTCGGGCGCCACAGTCGGATCCATCCACACGCTCGGCGCACTGCACGCAGCACACGGCGAACTGATCAAACGATCCTCAGCAGAGAACGATCACACGATCGTGACGGTCTACCCGAACAAGATCCAACTCTTCGAAGGTTGCGTCTACCAGTACAACCTCGATGAAGACATTGACCTCGCGCAACGCTGCGGCGCGACGATCGTGATCGCCTCCGACGACGCGGAGATGTATCCGCCCGAATACGCCACATACATTGACCAAGGAGAACGCGCGCACCGACTGAACAGCTCGATCTTCGACTACGCTTCCCGCGGCCAGGTCACCGGCGCCATCCGATGGATCAGCCTGTGCCGGCCCACAGCGAGCTATTTCGGCATGAAAGACATCGAGCAATCCCTGCTGGTCGCACGCGCCGTCGAGGATCTGCTGATCGACTGCGACATCCGCCACGTGCCGTGCGTACGAGACACGCAAACCGCTGTGCCGGTCTCCTCCCGGTTGCGGTTCCTGCCGCCGGAACGACTGCAGGAAGTCGGCGCGGTCTATCACGCGCTGGAGCTCGGTCGCCTCGCGATCCTCGCAGGCCAGACCAAATCCGCCACGATCCTGGCTGAGATTCGGGAACGACTCGAGCCGCAGCTGTCGACCTTCAAGATCGCCTACCTCACGCTGGTCGACGCGGACGACTTCGGGCCGATCGACGAGGCAAGACTGCCATTCATCCTCCACTGTGCGATCACCGACGGAACGTTGAATCACTTTGACGGGCTATGCATCCGGACCGACGAAGAACTGCAGAACTCACCCGCGGTGATCTGGATCTGA
- the hisS gene encoding histidine--tRNA ligase has translation MSRPQVVKPGSISGFPEWLPEVRMVELHWLEVIRQSFERYGFAPVETPSVEALDTLQAKGETSQEVYTLRRLQADPNDSSDAKLGLHFDLTVPFARYVAAHLNDLVFPFKRYQIQRAWRGERPQEGRFREFTQCDIDVIGVDQVPLHFDAELPRIIHETMTALNLPKWTLYINNRKILQGFYQGLDIADPVAVIQAADKLDKVGPEGVRRILTDKVGLDQHQVDAVLDLAGIRGASASVVDDVKALGVNSELLVEGLDELAFVLDSLSDLPKDTIVADLSIARGLDYYTGTVYEGKFDGWPTYPSICSGGRYENLVGSFVNRKLPGIGMSIGLTRIFAKLASEGLLDTTRKCPTDVLVVVPSDERRAQALATAAQLRDRGFNTEVYHQADKLAKQIRYASRKAIPFVWLPPFDDDGSHEVKDLATGTQVGADPGTWQRP, from the coding sequence GTGAGCCGTCCGCAGGTCGTCAAGCCCGGATCGATCAGTGGCTTCCCCGAGTGGTTGCCCGAGGTCCGGATGGTCGAGCTGCATTGGCTGGAGGTGATCCGTCAGTCCTTCGAGCGCTATGGATTCGCGCCGGTCGAGACACCGTCAGTCGAGGCGTTGGACACGTTGCAGGCCAAGGGCGAGACCTCGCAGGAGGTGTACACACTGCGGCGCCTGCAGGCCGACCCGAACGATTCCAGCGACGCGAAGTTGGGGCTGCACTTCGACCTCACCGTGCCGTTCGCCCGCTACGTTGCCGCGCACCTCAACGACCTGGTGTTCCCGTTCAAGCGGTACCAGATCCAGCGGGCCTGGCGCGGCGAGCGCCCGCAAGAAGGCCGATTCCGAGAGTTCACACAGTGCGACATCGACGTCATCGGCGTCGACCAGGTTCCGCTGCACTTCGACGCCGAGCTGCCCCGCATCATCCACGAAACGATGACGGCACTGAACCTGCCGAAGTGGACGCTCTACATCAACAACCGGAAGATCCTTCAGGGCTTCTACCAGGGCCTCGACATCGCCGACCCCGTCGCCGTCATCCAGGCAGCCGACAAGCTCGACAAGGTAGGCCCCGAGGGGGTCCGCCGAATCCTGACCGACAAGGTCGGGCTCGATCAGCACCAGGTCGATGCAGTGCTCGATCTTGCTGGAATCAGGGGCGCAAGCGCCTCGGTGGTAGATGACGTCAAGGCGCTCGGTGTGAACTCGGAACTGCTGGTCGAAGGTCTCGACGAACTGGCATTCGTGCTCGACTCACTTTCCGATCTGCCGAAGGACACCATCGTCGCTGATCTGTCGATCGCGCGAGGGCTCGACTACTACACAGGCACCGTGTACGAAGGCAAGTTCGACGGCTGGCCGACCTACCCGAGCATCTGCTCAGGCGGCCGATACGAGAACCTCGTCGGATCGTTCGTCAACCGCAAACTCCCCGGAATCGGGATGTCCATCGGGTTGACCAGGATCTTCGCCAAGCTCGCCAGCGAGGGACTGCTCGACACCACTCGGAAATGCCCGACCGACGTCCTTGTAGTAGTTCCGTCCGACGAACGCCGCGCCCAAGCACTCGCCACCGCAGCGCAGCTTCGCGACCGGGGATTCAACACCGAGGTCTACCACCAAGCCGACAAGCTGGCCAAGCAGATTCGCTACGCGTCTCGCAAAGCCATCCCGTTCGTTTGGCTGCCACCGTTCGACGACGACGGCAGCCACGAAGTCAAGGATTTGGCGACCGGTACCCAAGTCGGAGCCGACCCGGGTACCTGGCAGCGTCCTTGA
- a CDS encoding D-alanine--D-alanine ligase family protein, with translation MSKKVVVVFGGATPEHEVSLGGARAVLSNAEKLGWEVLPVGVTKSGQWLVGDGALEQLWRKADAERFAKGITPDDDVPGSGGSVRVFDGPPGAEVFTGYQLGFPMSHGRWGEDGTLQGLLAAYGLVVMGCDITSSALCYDKRLTKIMLAEAGLPTAKGTHVEQSRYARSPHSVTDQIREVVGPLPWFVKPNRGGSSLGIGRVESSDDLDKALEEAFRWDSAALVEEAVPHREFVLGVVGKTAESLVVSPAGECVPVGDLYTYEEKVRLGNPLFACPAPIDRNLADRARELAIEAFTVLGCSVFARVDLFLDERTGQLLINEVNTIPGLTEVSVFPKVMRAAGLDYPELLTEFTRLAASD, from the coding sequence ATGAGCAAGAAGGTCGTCGTGGTTTTCGGTGGGGCCACGCCAGAGCATGAGGTGAGTCTGGGTGGCGCACGGGCAGTGCTCAGCAACGCGGAGAAGCTCGGATGGGAAGTGCTACCGGTCGGCGTGACGAAGTCCGGGCAATGGTTGGTAGGCGATGGCGCGTTGGAACAGCTATGGCGGAAGGCCGATGCAGAACGCTTCGCCAAAGGCATTACGCCGGACGACGACGTCCCCGGCAGCGGCGGCAGCGTCCGCGTGTTCGACGGTCCTCCAGGAGCAGAGGTATTCACTGGCTACCAGTTGGGATTCCCCATGTCTCATGGCCGATGGGGAGAGGACGGAACGCTCCAAGGGTTGCTGGCAGCCTATGGGTTGGTTGTGATGGGATGTGACATCACCTCGTCCGCGCTGTGTTACGACAAGAGACTAACGAAGATCATGCTGGCAGAGGCGGGCCTGCCCACAGCCAAAGGCACACATGTGGAACAGAGTCGCTACGCCCGGTCACCTCATTCGGTTACTGACCAGATACGCGAGGTCGTCGGACCCTTGCCGTGGTTTGTGAAGCCGAACCGTGGAGGCTCGAGCCTGGGGATCGGCAGAGTCGAGTCCTCTGACGATCTGGACAAGGCTCTCGAGGAAGCATTCCGTTGGGATTCGGCGGCCTTGGTCGAGGAGGCGGTTCCGCATCGAGAGTTCGTTCTGGGCGTCGTCGGGAAGACCGCGGAGTCACTCGTAGTGTCGCCGGCCGGTGAGTGTGTTCCGGTCGGCGACCTGTACACCTACGAGGAGAAGGTTCGCCTTGGCAACCCGCTGTTCGCCTGTCCCGCTCCGATCGATCGCAACCTGGCCGACCGGGCCAGGGAATTGGCGATCGAGGCTTTCACCGTTCTGGGATGCTCGGTGTTCGCTCGGGTCGATCTGTTCCTGGACGAGCGAACCGGCCAGCTTCTCATCAACGAAGTGAATACGATCCCTGGTCTGACAGAGGTCAGCGTTTTTCCCAAGGTCATGCGCGCTGCAGGGTTGGATTACCCCGAGCTACTGACCGAGTTCACACGTCTCGCGGCCAGCGACTAG
- a CDS encoding ATP phosphoribosyltransferase regulatory subunit, translating into MITGTSRHMDLPRGFSDVEPNRMAMLQRVEQRWFEQCALAGFQPVQVPAVGFTDTFVTGHHASGERIYRFPDRRGRDLALVSDSLPALLRLAGSRGLPDQRLSYTCPVFRYERKPRRHFHHLGIMEVSRVPGDSTSQLRSIRRLIETIAAFLRPYLAAEFTITDPGIWYELAAQFVPPENVSGYLDRLRRTPIRERLPMLRADGAPDSAIATVALLAGEDKPDAVSAVPASITARIRNARGLVDNLNRNGIQAISNLNELHATEFHDGMAYLVRHGRLLLGDGGSYSRFATDFLGAPVSAYAAVIGLERIADLAAKPDEVTSAADIAVLAFPDSHSAEHAGQLTSSLREHGIAVWDSVVVMPIRRHLRNLADLNIPFSVLIGQEDVLSPVYRVRDRSGEIHTVAKEGLSHWIIPRIR; encoded by the coding sequence ATGATCACCGGTACCTCTCGTCATATGGACCTTCCGCGCGGCTTCAGCGACGTGGAACCCAACCGTATGGCGATGCTTCAGCGAGTAGAACAGCGGTGGTTCGAACAGTGTGCGCTGGCCGGGTTTCAGCCGGTGCAGGTCCCTGCAGTCGGGTTCACGGACACGTTCGTCACCGGTCACCACGCCTCCGGAGAACGCATCTACCGGTTTCCTGATCGCCGCGGACGTGATCTTGCCCTTGTCTCCGACAGCCTGCCTGCGCTGCTGAGGCTGGCCGGCAGCCGTGGCTTACCGGATCAGCGGCTCAGCTACACCTGCCCGGTGTTCCGATACGAGCGCAAACCCCGCCGTCATTTCCACCATTTGGGGATCATGGAAGTTTCACGGGTTCCCGGCGACTCGACAAGCCAGCTCCGTTCGATCCGCCGTCTCATCGAAACGATCGCCGCCTTCCTACGCCCATACCTTGCGGCCGAGTTCACCATCACAGATCCTGGGATCTGGTACGAACTGGCAGCGCAGTTCGTACCGCCCGAGAATGTAAGCGGCTACCTGGACCGGCTGCGTCGAACTCCCATCAGGGAACGACTGCCTATGCTTCGTGCCGACGGCGCCCCCGACTCAGCCATTGCGACTGTGGCCCTGCTGGCGGGAGAAGACAAGCCAGACGCGGTAAGCGCCGTTCCTGCCTCCATCACCGCCAGAATCCGCAACGCCCGCGGCCTGGTCGACAACCTCAATCGAAACGGGATTCAGGCGATCTCGAACCTCAACGAGCTGCACGCAACCGAATTCCACGACGGGATGGCCTATTTGGTGCGGCACGGACGTCTTCTGCTCGGAGACGGCGGAAGCTACAGCCGCTTTGCGACAGACTTCCTCGGAGCCCCGGTATCAGCCTATGCGGCAGTCATAGGGCTCGAGAGAATCGCTGACCTTGCTGCAAAGCCCGATGAAGTCACCTCTGCCGCCGACATCGCCGTTCTCGCCTTCCCTGACTCTCACTCCGCCGAACACGCCGGCCAGTTGACTTCATCGCTGCGCGAGCACGGAATTGCAGTGTGGGACAGCGTCGTCGTGATGCCTATCCGTCGACATCTGCGCAACCTCGCAGACCTCAACATCCCGTTCTCTGTGCTGATTGGGCAGGAGGACGTTCTATCGCCCGTCTACAGGGTTCGCGACAGATCAGGGGAGATCCACACTGTCGCGAAGGAAGGACTCTCTCATTGGATTATTCCGCGGATCCGGTGA
- a CDS encoding cysteine hydrolase family protein — translation MPSTVLLMIDLQNSYLVQDVRDALGWPPIWRLNEVVTECAALLAAARSAGIPVIYSRQTLSPAGQLAFNPRAARHRRYRASRVPHLSPEDKVWRSQLMEAVAPESDDVVLEKTRHSFFAYTELGPILRSLGAQRLIVAGLQTNVCVEATVRAGLEHNFEVAVAQDAVSTDGPALHHAALNSMRVLYVEVAPWRDLIEAGAAWNTAYTTPNYGRDTAYWNDPITIAASTMPATDQI, via the coding sequence ATGCCGAGCACCGTGCTGCTCATGATCGACCTGCAGAACAGTTATCTGGTCCAAGATGTACGCGACGCGCTGGGGTGGCCACCAATCTGGCGGCTCAACGAAGTGGTCACCGAGTGCGCAGCACTGCTCGCCGCAGCAAGATCCGCCGGAATCCCGGTGATCTACTCACGCCAAACCCTCAGCCCGGCAGGGCAGTTGGCATTCAACCCGCGGGCCGCGCGCCATCGCCGGTATCGGGCATCACGGGTACCGCACCTGTCGCCCGAGGACAAGGTCTGGCGCTCGCAACTGATGGAGGCGGTGGCGCCCGAATCCGATGATGTGGTGCTGGAGAAGACCAGACATAGTTTCTTCGCCTACACCGAACTGGGGCCGATACTGCGCAGCCTCGGTGCTCAACGACTTATCGTCGCCGGTCTGCAAACCAATGTGTGCGTCGAAGCCACCGTGAGGGCGGGCCTCGAGCACAACTTCGAAGTCGCCGTAGCGCAGGACGCCGTCAGTACCGACGGGCCCGCACTGCACCACGCAGCGCTGAACTCGATGCGCGTCCTCTACGTCGAAGTCGCCCCATGGAGGGACCTGATAGAAGCGGGTGCCGCCTGGAATACTGCCTACACCACACCGAACTACGGCCGCGACACCGCCTACTGGAACGACCCGATCACCATCGCGGCATCCACGATGCCTGCCACCGACCAGATATAG
- a CDS encoding uridine kinase, protein MLQALAACPQQTLADTGLMGEAIEMIAAQVMQAVPSDRALVAIDGVDGSGKSTFASNLVEHIHARPTIVVHVDHFLNPSAVRHARGRNSPEGFWLDSYNYSALRSYVLEPLHRGGSGWFRTASYDSAKDTTTCPAQIYAPPNALVVVEGLFLHRDELLDLWDMSIFLHVPFCESARRMAERDGTHPDPEHASMRRYVGGQRIYFERTRPWERASLVVDNTRFDEPCIVGAEQV, encoded by the coding sequence GTGCTGCAGGCACTGGCTGCGTGCCCCCAGCAGACACTGGCCGATACTGGCTTAATGGGTGAGGCCATCGAGATGATCGCTGCTCAGGTGATGCAGGCGGTTCCGTCGGATCGCGCACTCGTTGCGATCGATGGCGTTGATGGGAGCGGCAAGAGCACGTTCGCATCGAATCTCGTGGAGCATATACACGCTCGGCCCACGATCGTGGTGCACGTTGATCACTTTCTCAATCCGTCCGCTGTTCGGCACGCGAGGGGCCGGAACTCCCCGGAGGGCTTCTGGCTCGACTCGTACAACTACTCGGCGCTCCGCTCGTACGTTCTCGAACCACTCCACCGAGGTGGTAGCGGTTGGTTCCGGACCGCTTCCTACGATTCGGCAAAAGACACCACCACGTGCCCTGCACAGATTTACGCGCCTCCCAACGCGCTCGTGGTGGTCGAGGGTCTGTTCCTTCACCGCGACGAACTGCTGGATCTCTGGGATATGTCGATCTTTCTTCACGTCCCGTTTTGCGAGTCCGCTCGCCGGATGGCCGAGCGCGACGGCACTCATCCGGACCCAGAGCATGCCTCGATGCGCCGCTATGTGGGCGGCCAACGTATCTATTTCGAACGGACACGCCCCTGGGAGCGGGCCTCGCTTGTGGTGGACAACACCCGTTTCGATGAGCCATGCATCGTCGGCGCAGAACAGGTGTGA
- a CDS encoding AAA family ATPase: protein MQAEDDQQVDALPDSMRRALEDAVADRIVARGAMVLCGFPASGKSTAAQHLATVTGAVVLDKDSLAPLLEQSVMARLTGDPFDRDSEIYRSVVAPGIYDSLIGTGLVVAERHPTILDAPFLSPIREAAAGVMLGQHLRARSGASNDLPVVTVWLDSSPEVIRGRMVARGAQRDHPKLTDWQAYRRDVLVGGVRELAHTVCDVVIGS, encoded by the coding sequence GTGCAGGCAGAAGACGATCAGCAGGTCGATGCGCTACCTGATTCGATGCGCCGCGCGTTGGAGGACGCCGTCGCAGATCGGATAGTAGCGCGCGGTGCGATGGTGCTGTGCGGGTTTCCGGCGTCCGGAAAGTCCACTGCCGCACAGCATCTAGCGACCGTCACGGGTGCGGTGGTGTTGGACAAGGACTCGCTGGCGCCGCTGCTCGAGCAGTCGGTGATGGCTCGATTGACCGGCGATCCGTTCGACCGTGATTCCGAGATATACCGGTCGGTGGTCGCGCCGGGGATCTACGACTCGTTGATTGGCACGGGATTGGTTGTGGCTGAACGTCATCCGACGATTTTGGACGCGCCGTTCCTGTCTCCGATCCGAGAAGCGGCAGCGGGGGTGATGCTGGGGCAACATCTGCGAGCGCGGTCCGGGGCATCGAATGATCTGCCGGTCGTTACGGTATGGCTCGACAGCTCCCCGGAAGTGATCCGCGGGCGGATGGTTGCACGCGGCGCACAGCGTGATCATCCCAAGCTCACCGACTGGCAAGCTTATCGCCGCGATGTCCTGGTCGGTGGTGTCCGGGAACTGGCGCACACCGTGTGCGATGTCGTGATCGGCAGTTGA
- a CDS encoding cysteine hydrolase family protein, translating into MRPQSVTAHHRSGSLPLLLAIDIQNGFVVPASAPVVPTVAALVDEWLAVDAPVILTRYLNHSGSPFQRLLGWHAMTSAPDTDIVTELAHHARNPRVQVIDKTTYSALTPETAETITHHRVSDVFLCGIATDACVLATALALFDHGLTPWIITDACASNTSRHPPQQIHDAALLLMSRLLGSSQLIDIDRAQTMLRQTLTQRHDPAPPITVRHESS; encoded by the coding sequence ATGAGGCCGCAGAGCGTAACCGCACACCACCGTTCGGGCTCGCTGCCGTTGTTGCTCGCGATCGATATCCAGAACGGATTCGTCGTGCCGGCCTCGGCTCCTGTGGTCCCGACTGTTGCGGCGTTGGTCGATGAATGGCTCGCCGTCGACGCACCCGTGATCCTCACCCGCTACCTGAACCATTCCGGCTCGCCCTTTCAGCGGCTGCTCGGCTGGCACGCCATGACATCGGCCCCCGACACCGATATCGTCACCGAACTCGCACACCACGCCCGCAACCCTCGGGTCCAGGTCATCGACAAGACCACCTACAGCGCGCTGACTCCCGAGACCGCCGAAACCATCACCCACCACCGGGTTAGCGACGTATTTCTGTGCGGAATCGCCACCGACGCTTGCGTTCTCGCGACTGCGCTCGCACTGTTCGACCACGGCCTCACACCGTGGATCATCACCGACGCCTGCGCCTCTAACACCAGCCGACATCCACCACAACAAATCCACGACGCCGCCCTGCTATTGATGTCGCGGCTACTTGGCAGCAGCCAGCTCATCGACATCGACAGGGCCCAAACGATGCTGCGGCAGACACTGACACAGCGACACGACCCGGCTCCACCGATCACGGTGAGGCACGAGTCGAGCTGA
- a CDS encoding GNAT family N-acetyltransferase, whose product MIVHQLDHNEWTVVRAVRLDALIESPPGTFGSTYEVASGWSEQQWRQWMEGRTLFTADIEDGTAVGSVGAMIENSLPVVVSMWVTPTHRGTGLSDQLLHAVIDWAHARGHQELRLWVLQSNRNAESLYRRNGFTRTGNRKQCIDWPEQFEIEMSLALEPDPTEPQH is encoded by the coding sequence ATGATCGTGCACCAACTCGACCACAACGAGTGGACGGTCGTCCGAGCCGTCCGGCTCGACGCGCTCATCGAGTCACCACCAGGAACGTTCGGGTCCACCTACGAGGTGGCGTCGGGATGGAGTGAACAACAGTGGCGCCAATGGATGGAGGGGAGAACGCTGTTCACCGCCGACATCGAGGACGGTACTGCGGTCGGGTCGGTCGGTGCCATGATCGAGAACAGCCTTCCGGTCGTCGTCTCGATGTGGGTGACGCCAACTCATCGAGGAACCGGACTATCCGACCAGCTGCTACACGCGGTGATCGACTGGGCGCACGCTCGCGGGCATCAGGAGTTGCGACTGTGGGTACTCCAAAGCAATCGCAACGCCGAGTCCCTCTATCGCAGAAACGGATTCACCAGAACCGGGAATCGGAAGCAGTGCATCGACTGGCCTGAACAGTTCGAGATCGAGATGTCGCTCGCGTTGGAGCCTGACCCCACTGAACCACAGCACTGA
- a CDS encoding WXG100 family type VII secretion target — translation MRTALRGEAGLSGELRVEVDRLREASRFAAGKAQTIRDELKKLDDTIGKELLADGWQGKAANAYDESWVEWKHGADTIIAALEESAANLAEAANQYETRDATNRDAITGLQGLDLP, via the coding sequence ATGCGAACTGCACTGCGAGGGGAGGCGGGGTTGTCCGGAGAACTCCGGGTCGAGGTTGACCGACTGCGTGAGGCATCAAGGTTTGCCGCCGGTAAAGCCCAGACCATCCGAGACGAGTTGAAGAAGCTCGACGACACAATCGGCAAGGAACTCCTTGCCGACGGTTGGCAAGGGAAAGCGGCCAACGCGTACGACGAGTCGTGGGTGGAGTGGAAGCACGGAGCTGACACGATCATCGCTGCGTTGGAGGAGTCCGCCGCAAACCTCGCTGAAGCCGCCAACCAGTACGAGACGCGCGATGCGACAAACCGAGACGCGATCACCGGGCTGCAGGGGTTGGATCTGCCGTGA
- a CDS encoding WXG100 family type VII secretion target, with protein MTSNDRYRVDLEQFDAAIDTMEKFGKNIEDWLGEVDRHIADLHVTWSSHAATAQQVAHDKWVSGVNEMRENLDELREVARNAHKNYSAAIETNTKMWP; from the coding sequence GTGACCAGTAATGACCGTTACCGCGTCGATCTCGAGCAGTTCGATGCCGCGATCGACACGATGGAGAAGTTCGGCAAGAACATCGAGGACTGGTTGGGTGAGGTCGACCGACACATTGCTGATTTGCACGTGACGTGGTCCAGCCATGCGGCGACCGCGCAGCAGGTCGCGCATGACAAGTGGGTATCGGGCGTGAACGAGATGCGCGAAAATCTCGACGAGCTTCGCGAGGTCGCGCGCAACGCGCACAAAAACTACAGTGCCGCCATCGAAACCAACACCAAGATGTGGCCCTGA